The Candidatus Methanosuratincola sp. genome has a segment encoding these proteins:
- a CDS encoding archaellin/type IV pilin N-terminal domain-containing protein encodes MDRNSYILISESIYTIKNKGGKLMNFKLPKSKKGVSPIIATLLLIVIAVAAAVVTYSFVMGFIGTSTNPSGQQGQLTYDAYTFDASNKTLNVYVRNIGTKSVTISTCYIGGVNATLANTTSIAPGAVAKVNVNATQSTITPGTGYTVRFVCTDGTILEFTAVAS; translated from the coding sequence TTGGATAGGAATTCTTATATACTGATTAGTGAAAGTATATATACAATAAAAAACAAAGGAGGAAAACTAATGAATTTTAAACTACCGAAGAGCAAGAAGGGAGTTTCTCCCATCATCGCCACGTTGCTTCTGATCGTGATTGCCGTCGCTGCTGCGGTCGTAACCTACAGCTTCGTCATGGGTTTCATCGGTACCTCGACAAACCCGAGCGGACAGCAAGGGCAGTTGACCTACGATGCTTACACATTCGATGCCTCGAACAAAACATTGAATGTGTACGTCAGGAACATTGGAACAAAATCTGTGACCATATCAACTTGTTACATAGGCGGGGTTAACGCAACTTTAGCGAATACAACATCAATTGCTCCAGGAGCCGTAGCAAAGGTTAATGTAAATGCTACACAATCAACAATTACCCCCGGAACAGGATACACGGTCCGCTTCGTATGCACCGATGGCACGATCCTTGAGTTCACCGCAGTCGCTTCCTGA
- a CDS encoding GMP synthase subunit A, whose product MEIPVVFLGGQYNHLIVRALKELGVSSRLVMPRITLDELGGVDGLVMGGGPFSVNDGMERFGNLPEIVERAEFPVLGICLSHQLIGKLMGGEVVRGRRPEYGKTVVRVLEEDEILRGVGKEFVAWASHNDEVRRTGQERFEVLAESDCCGVEALRARGRPVFGVQFHVEVADTPRGMDILRNFVGICRNWKGH is encoded by the coding sequence ATGGAGATCCCCGTCGTCTTCCTAGGGGGGCAGTACAACCACCTGATAGTCAGGGCACTCAAGGAACTCGGCGTCTCTAGCAGGCTGGTCATGCCGAGGATCACACTCGATGAACTAGGGGGGGTGGACGGGCTGGTCATGGGCGGCGGCCCCTTCAGCGTCAACGACGGGATGGAGAGGTTCGGCAACCTCCCGGAGATCGTGGAAAGGGCGGAGTTCCCGGTGCTTGGGATATGCCTATCGCACCAGCTGATCGGAAAACTGATGGGAGGGGAGGTCGTGAGAGGGAGGAGGCCCGAGTACGGGAAGACGGTCGTGAGGGTGCTCGAGGAGGACGAGATCCTCAGGGGCGTCGGGAAAGAGTTCGTGGCGTGGGCTTCTCACAACGACGAGGTGAGGAGGACGGGGCAGGAGAGGTTCGAGGTCCTCGCCGAGAGCGACTGCTGCGGGGTCGAGGCTCTGAGGGCGAGGGGGAGGCCCGTGTTCGGGGTCCAGTTCCACGTGGAGGTCGCGGACACGCCGAGGGGGATGGACATACTCAGGAACTTTGTCGGGATATGCAGGAACTGGAAAGGGCATTAA